CCATCTCGGCGTACAGCTGCTGGAGCTTCATGGTGAGTGCGGCACTGATCGGCGCATCCTCTGAAATATATCGTTCCTCTGGCATACTCTCTCCTCTGCCGTCAGGCGTAATAAGCGGGGTTCCGGTAGGGGTCCGCCACGGTGGGTACGCCGGTCGCGCCGATGACCGCCCTGTTGGTGATGTAGGACTTGCATCGGCTGTTGACCGGCGCCTGCGTGTTTGTCACGGCCCCACTCCATCGGCATCGGAGGAAATCCGCAAGCCAGTATCCGCTGAGTGCCGGGGCGGCGAGGTCGCAGTCCTCGATCGACCAGTCACCGACAAAGGTCTGGGCGGAGGCCGCGACACGCATCAACTGGATCACACGCGAGCGACGGATCACCAGGTTCGATGTCGATGGCTCGGGAACCTTGATGGCAACGTTCATGGAGTCTTCGACCAACACCTTGAACATCGCTCCACCCGGGGTGTCACCCTCGTTGGTTATGGAGATCCCGGCGTCGTTCGCGGCCGGGAACGTCATCCGTCGCACGGTGACTGCGGTCGCACTTCCCGTGTCGGGCAGAGTCGTCGCGGACTTGACGAGTGCCGCAGCGACCACCCGTGCTCCCGGGTTCACAACCTGGAAGTTGTCAATCTCCACCGCGGGAAGATGGTTCCGCTGGAACGACTGCGCACCAATGGTGACGGCCGACGCAACCCGTGGTGTGGGGAGCGTGAGCACGACGTCGTGGATGAGCACGGACGGGGCTGCGAGGATATGACCGAAGTCGTACCCGTGCCCACCGTCGTTGATGGTTGAGTACCCCACAACCCATGGCGTCGGCGCGGTTCCGGTCGACGCATCGCACGTCCACTTCGCGCCTCGGACTTCGATGATGCCGGCGAGCTCAGGAGTGTCCGCACGGATGCCGACGAGGTTGCGTCCTCCGAAGAAGTCGCCACCGATCACAGCGACGGAACCGCCAGCGACAGCGAAATGTGTGCCGCTGCCGGGAACGATCGACGTGATCGCTTCGGCGACCAGCCCCGTGCCCCAGTGCGTGTCCACGCCGCCGCCATAGAAGCCGCGGACAAGGCGAACCCTGTTCTCGTATCGTCCTGTCACCGCATGGCGGCACTGAGTGATTTCTGCATCCTCGATGCGGATATCAGACGACCGGTACTTGGCGATGCCGTATCCGGCCCCGTTCAGGTCGAAGCCGTGAATTTTCGGCGCGATGAGCGCGACGCTCACGGCATCCTGGATACGCACCGCACTGGTCAGCGCTTGCCCGGTCGTATTGATGACTCGGAGCCCTCGCACCTCGACGTTCGAGCGGGCGATCGTGACGAAGTTGTCGTTCGCGCCGGCGGCGGCTCCGTCTACGATGACTTCGATACCGGTCACCTGTGTCGGTGTTTCGGGGGCGTGGAGGTCGAGGGTCGTGACCTTCGTGAGGTCGTAGGTGTTGTCGATCGGCGGGAATGCGCTACCGTCGACGCCCACGCGCACCGCCTCTTGCTTCGTGTACGCGGCAGCGGGTCCGGACATGTAGCGGCCGATCAGTTCCTCGGAGGAAACGATGATGAGCGTCCCAGATCCGCCGATACCGGTCGTCTGCGTCGACCCCTTCGTCAGCCCGGTGACTGCGGACGGGGTGATCGCGGTCGGGCTCCCGTCGCGCCCGAGCACGATGCGAGCGTTCGAGGTTCCGGCAGCGAGGAAACGCGCCTCGGAGCGCACGGAGCCGTAGAGCGTGACTGTCTTCGTGATTCGCACGTCGACCGGCGGGATGTAGAGAGGGAGGCCCGCTGCGTTCGCCGCGCTAGCGGCAGCGATCAGCCCATCGGAGTCGTCTGCGATGCCGTCGCCGACGATGTATGGTGCGGCCGACAGCACACCGGTCGCGTCGCGCACAGCACGGCCCGTAGCGGTGTCGCTCGCCGGGATGTAGGTGGCGATCGCGTCGTCTGTCGGCACGGCATTCAGACCAGGGAGCCCCCGGGACACCTTCAGGTGTACACCGCGGTTCGATTCCGTTCCGATCATCTGTGCTTCTGCTGGCTGATCGGCGGGGATGGTCTCAGCGGTGACGAACGCCAACGTCCCGGTGAGACCCTTGTCACCCTTCGCACCCTTGAATGAACCGAGCTGCGGTACTCCCGATGGAAGCGCCATGGTCTAGCTCCTCACTCCCCACGCGTTCGGGGGCGTCATGTCGATATAGAGACCTGCGGGTGTGTCCGCAGGCCACGGCGGGCCGATCCAGACGGCGAGCAGGGATCCACCATTCATCTCGCCGATGTTGCCGCCGCCGACGACGGCCGTGAACTCCCATGCTTCGGTGCCGTGCCAGATCTTCGTGAGATCGTCGGCCAACTCGAAGCGCCCGACCTCGATCACGTAGTCGATGCCAGGCGATCCGCCCGTGGCCGGGGTGAGCTCGCCGGAGGGGACGAGGTTCATTGAGAAGGCGCCTGCCGTCAGCGTCACCGGCACGCGCACATCGGAGATCAAACCGTCCGGTCCGAATGCTGAGACCTTCGGTCGGACAGTCATCTCGGGCAGCCAGCCGCCGAGGTTCCCGAGCCCGATGTCGGAGAGCTTGCCGGTGTACGCGTACGTGACCATCAGTCGCCCTTGAGGTCGCGACGCAGCGTGACGCCCGCCTCAATGTTGCGTTCGACCGCCGCTGCCGTCTGCTTGGTCACGAGCGCGTAGGAGAGGCTCACGATGCCGAGAGAGAGCAACGCGAACACCCACAGGTTGCCGACAGGTTCGCCGGTGATGTTCTGGTAGAACACGATCACGATCACGGCGAGCAGCACGGCGACGATCACGGTCACCGCCTTCTTCTGCCACGTCTTCTTCACGAATGCCAGCGCCCCGTTTAGTGCAGCGATCGCGTACGGGGCGAAGAATCCGAGCAGGACGACGATGCCTGCGGGGACTGCTGGGAGTTCGATGTTCATGTGCGGTGTCCTAACGGTGGGGCCGGGCGGGGCGCCCGGGAACTTCGGGAAGGTCTTCGACGCGGACGCCGTGGTTGAGTGCGACGATGCGGGTCGCGGAGAGCGCCTCCTGGAGCAGGCGGCGATGCGTGGACTCGATGTCGTTCTCCACGCGGAGGCGGTCGTTCTCGTCTCGGGCGCGCTTCGCGCCTCCGGTGATGCCGCGCCAGATGAGTCCGGCTGCTTTCGGGGCGAGGTTTCCGAGGCCGAGGAGAGTGAGGACAGCGATGACAGTTGCGGGGGTTCCCCACTCGGCGGGGTTCATGTGATGCGTGCCTTACTCGGTGCCCAGTCCTTGCTCCAGATGCGTGCGAGTTGCGCGGCGAGCAGACCGATACCGACGAACAGGCCGGTGAGCTGCTGCGCGCGCGAGCCCTCGGAGGTGGCGTGCATGTAGATGACGACGCCGAAGTAGCCGGCGAGGCCGAGGATCATGAACGCGACGCCAACCCGCTCGAGCGCCCAGTACCCCGGGAGCGCCGCGGCCGAGGCCATGAGCGCGCCGAGGAAGATCAGCACCGCGAGGACGCGGGTGATGATCGGGCCGAGCTCGCCGAGGAGCGTCAGCGACGGTTCGGTGAACGTCCATATCGATCCGGCCGCGGCGCCGACGTACACGAAGAAGGAGATCAACGTGACGACCTTCGGCTCCGCGACGCCGCGCCAGACTTTCAGGAAGGCGATCATCAGCTCGTGCGCGGGTTCGGGAGGGGCTTCAACCCTGCGCTCGCGCGGCGGGCGTTCACGGTCCCGAGGAACCCGTCGTACTCGGCGTTGTTCACGTCGACCGGCTTCCCGAACAGCTTCCGCTCACGCGTCGATGCACGGGGCGAGAGGCGCTGGAAGGTGAGTTCTCCCACCAGTGCGCGCTTCGTCTCCTCATTCGGGTCATCCCCGTTCCAGATCATGCGCATTTCGATATCTCCGATCTCAGGTTCAGGTAGTGCCGGCGGGTTCGGGTTCGGCAAGTGCCATGCACCCGATGCGGTCTGCACGAGCGTGACGACCTCGTGGCGGTGGTTGTCGCGCGCTTCGTCGTACTCGAAGTGCCAGCCTTCGATGAGGGTCCAGACGCCGTCCACCCACCGGTAGACGGTGCGCCGCCACCCGTGGTCTTCCATGAGTGCTTGATGCTCCTGCGCCTCATCGGAGTCGATCGCGTACCCGAGCTGATGGATGCTCGGGCCGTCACCTTTCGGCGGCCCGTCCGGAGACTTGGCGATCGGTCTCCCGTACCTCAGGAACGTCTGGTAATGCTCGTTCTGCTGAGACCACGAACGGAGCGCCTCCGTGATCTGCATCCGATGCCCCAGGGCTCGGTCGATGCGCGCCAGAGACTTCGCCGGCGCCTCACGGAGAAGCCCCCGCCCACCACCAAGGTTGACGATCACGCCTGCAGTGCCACCCATCACTCCTCCTCGTCATCGTCTTCGACCGGCGGAGTCCAGTCGGACGCGATCGGTTCGAGTTCGGTCTTGTCGGGCTCTACGTCGAAGTGCTCGCGTGCGGCGGTCACCGTGATGTGTGCTTCTCGCCCTGCGGCCCCGTAGACCGTGACAGCACCTCCGGCGACGCGTTCAGCGCCGACCATGAACGGCCGCCCGATCGGGGTCACCTGGACCGTCGGCTCGTCGTCAACGAGCACGAGAGCGGTGAAGTACTCGGGAAGGTCAAACACGGCCTCACCATCCGCGTCAAACTCGACGACACCGCGGTAGAAGACGCCGTGCTCCGGCCCCTCCAGGGATCCGTGGCGCAGCTGCTTCCCCGGCTTGGTGGGGTGATCGATCCAGAACGACTTCGATCCGCCGCCGATGTCGCCGACAGCAGTGATGTTGCCCAGCGCAGTGATATTGCTCAAGGACTGCAACGCGGTTCCGGTGATGAGGCCGACCGCTGTGAGACCGCCCTGCACAGTCGCGGGAGCCCCAAGGATGACCGCCGACGACGCGTCGAGAAGCAGAGTACTCGTGGAAACGACGCGACCGCCGTAGCTGCCATTCTTGTCGATCAGCAGCGGCCCGACGACGATGCGCCCGGTGCCCAGTGTGAGGTTGTTGTCCAGGGTCACAGGGCCGGCGAGGCGGGTGGACCCGGAGGTAGAGAAATTGCCCTGAACGCCGGTCGGGCCGCGCAGATACACGGTGCCCGTCCAATCGAGGACGCCGCCCCCGGCTCCCGTCAGGCTGCCGCCGTCGAGGATGAAGACGCCGCCGCCGCCCTCGAAAGTTGCCGAGCCCGCGTCGTAGAAGCGGATGCCGGCGTTGCCGATGGAGCCGTGCTGCAGCGTAGCCCTGCCGACACGGTGGACTTCAGTCCACAGCCGCTGAATCTCCTGCTTTAGCCCCGCATCTCCCAGGTGGTTGACGCCCATCACTCACCCCCGGTTGGCTGAACGCTGATCGTCTTCACCTCGGATTGGTCGCCGGACACCTTCACGACGCGGCGGCGATACCACCCGTCGGGGATGAGCGGATCACCGTCGAAGTGCAGCCGGGCCATGTCACCGATATCGATCGGTGTGTCAGCGGTGACCTGGAACTCCCACTGCACGGTCGGGGTGCCGAACGTGACCAGATCCTGTGCGGCCATCGCGGACAACTGCGCGACCCGGTCGACCTGCTTCACGTTCGTCGTACGGTCGAGAAGTGGGTATGGGGATGTCGTGTTCCTCTCGGAACGCACCAGCATGTCCACTTCGGAACCCTCACCGGTGTACCGTGCGTTGTTCGTGACGCGAGTGGGATCGACCTGCTCGGTGAACCCCGTGATCGGCGAGAGAGGGGCGGTGACATCGAACTCGCGCGTCACTCCGGTCGACCAGTCCACGTCCGACTCAAACAGCCAGTCGGCGTCACCGTTGCCAGCCCATCGGGGTCGGAAGTAGATGTCGAGACCCTCAGCGAGGAGGTCGTTCAGAACGTCGCCCACCATCTCCTGGTGATACCCGTAGTAGGTGCGGGT
The sequence above is drawn from the Candidatus Microbacterium colombiense genome and encodes:
- a CDS encoding D-alanyl-D-alanine carboxypeptidase family protein, with translation MGGTAGVIVNLGGGRGLLREAPAKSLARIDRALGHRMQITEALRSWSQQNEHYQTFLRYGRPIAKSPDGPPKGDGPSIHQLGYAIDSDEAQEHQALMEDHGWRRTVYRWVDGVWTLIEGWHFEYDEARDNHRHEVVTLVQTASGAWHLPNPNPPALPEPEIGDIEMRMIWNGDDPNEETKRALVGELTFQRLSPRASTRERKLFGKPVDVNNAEYDGFLGTVNARRASAGLKPLPNPRTS